A single region of the Fibrobacter sp. genome encodes:
- a CDS encoding glycosyltransferase: protein MTGVFINLVFLNQNFLVQKEVISSLRRVPGLCVIVLDITPAPAQEQAAYATKIFKEHSCSILFTINEWGLDCDGLIADFLGREKILHINWCVDDPFFEEIIHTRKFRKSDFRVDFVSDRDYLEKMKMRGYNAHYLPLGTDPSIFYPVQTSLSIDSSFVGSSYLAQVDEFASMAESFLAEMVPFLATLLSEYRRNNDIDIDKMLTEKVSEMNLPDGLHPDKAVFISKHLAGYLYRKETVLSLVRKFPGFRIYGDNGWLREMPPERLGKVVYGDGLREIYNSTKVNIDINRVVIRNGFTQRVFDALACGAFLITSAKPVVADHFETDGSQREIVTFKNADELADLVRYYLTHENERMEIARRGYRKVLTLHTYDHRIAEIFDTLTALC from the coding sequence TTGACGGGGGTATTTATTAATCTCGTATTCCTTAACCAGAACTTTCTTGTACAAAAAGAAGTTATCTCCTCTCTCAGACGCGTTCCGGGATTGTGTGTTATAGTTCTGGATATTACCCCTGCGCCGGCACAGGAGCAGGCGGCTTATGCGACAAAGATCTTCAAGGAGCATAGTTGCTCAATACTGTTTACCATAAATGAGTGGGGACTGGATTGCGATGGCCTGATAGCGGATTTTCTGGGAAGGGAAAAGATTCTGCATATCAACTGGTGTGTTGATGATCCTTTTTTCGAAGAGATAATCCATACCAGGAAATTCCGTAAAAGTGATTTTAGAGTCGACTTCGTTTCCGACCGGGATTATCTGGAAAAGATGAAAATGAGAGGCTATAATGCCCATTATCTCCCTCTTGGCACCGATCCCTCTATCTTCTACCCTGTCCAAACCTCCTTATCAATCGATTCATCATTTGTCGGAAGCTCCTATCTTGCCCAGGTAGATGAGTTTGCCTCTATGGCCGAGAGCTTTCTTGCAGAGATGGTACCGTTTCTTGCAACCCTTTTAAGCGAGTACAGAAGGAATAATGACATCGATATCGATAAGATGCTCACTGAAAAAGTTTCTGAAATGAACCTGCCGGATGGTTTACACCCCGACAAAGCGGTGTTTATCTCCAAGCATCTTGCAGGGTATCTTTACCGTAAAGAAACAGTATTATCACTTGTCAGAAAGTTTCCGGGATTCAGAATTTACGGTGATAATGGCTGGTTGAGAGAAATGCCGCCTGAGAGACTTGGAAAAGTAGTATACGGGGATGGGCTCAGGGAGATTTATAATTCCACAAAAGTAAATATCGATATCAACCGCGTTGTAATAAGAAATGGTTTTACTCAGCGTGTTTTTGATGCCCTGGCATGCGGCGCGTTCCTTATCACAAGTGCCAAGCCTGTTGTGGCTGACCATTTTGAAACCGATGGTTCTCAAAGGGAAATTGTCACATTTAAAAATGCTGATGAGCTTGCGGATCTTGTCAGATACTATTTGACTCATGAAAACGAACGGATGGAAATCGCCCGCCGGGGGTATAGAAAAGTCCTGACATTACATACCTATGATCACAGGATAGCTGAAATTTTTGATACCTTGACCGCTTTATGTTGA